One window of the Natronomonas marina genome contains the following:
- a CDS encoding hydantoinase/oxoprolinase family protein: protein MPYRIGCDIGGTFTDIIVLDENGVEWQHKTDTVPENLVEGVRNAVLGVADEVGIPPGELLADTERFVNGTTIVTNDIVELDGANVGLLTTAGFRDTLRIARSPRGPERDPIEQVNVPDIVSRNCIRGIPERVDYEGNVVVELDEEAVEEAARDLVENEGVEAIATCYLWSFQNPDHEVRTKELIEDLYPDLYVTASADVYPKVQEYERMVATALNAYTAPDVAEYVDEMERELGEMGLDTSVISLMQAAGGSTTPAEAKETPIQLTDSGPVGGVIGSRELGRQLDVENVIAADMGGTSFECSIIEDDELPITEQMEVVREIQTGIMKVDTHTIGAGGGSIAWVDERGAPQIGPMSVGADPGPACYGQGGTDPTLTDAALVLGLIRPNAFLGGRRQLDVEAAESALRENVAEPLGRSVEDAAAAIYSIAINSMSNAVRSVTVQEGRDPTGFTMFSYGGALPMFAADICSTLGIDEIVIPNTASIFSAYGLLQADDMRTYSESLFWNPGEPVDRVNEALEETETRIRDRLTAAGFEEDEIEIERQGRFKFKGQLFDYPVTLPDGDLTEADMEDIQSRFPDLYEEEYGPGTAWVESPIVLRGVRVTGTSTVSKRSLKEQELTGGESPPPSRSREVYLPFERDRREVDVYDPGAVPPGSSVVGPAIIEEDTTTVFVPDGFEMSVDRYYNYALSRTEAETDRHAVTRLGEV, encoded by the coding sequence ATGCCATACAGAATCGGTTGCGACATCGGTGGGACGTTCACCGACATCATCGTACTCGACGAAAACGGAGTAGAGTGGCAGCACAAAACGGACACGGTGCCCGAGAACCTGGTCGAGGGGGTGAGAAACGCCGTTCTCGGCGTCGCCGACGAGGTCGGGATACCGCCGGGCGAACTGCTGGCCGACACCGAGCGCTTCGTCAACGGCACCACGATCGTCACCAACGACATCGTCGAACTCGACGGGGCGAACGTCGGGCTGTTGACCACGGCGGGGTTCCGCGACACACTCAGGATCGCACGCTCCCCGCGGGGTCCGGAACGTGACCCGATCGAACAGGTGAACGTTCCGGACATCGTCTCCCGGAACTGCATCAGGGGGATTCCGGAACGGGTCGACTACGAGGGGAACGTCGTGGTCGAACTCGACGAGGAGGCGGTCGAAGAAGCGGCGCGCGATCTCGTCGAGAACGAGGGGGTTGAGGCGATCGCCACATGTTACCTCTGGAGCTTCCAGAACCCGGACCACGAGGTCCGAACGAAGGAACTGATCGAGGACCTCTATCCGGACCTGTACGTGACCGCGTCGGCGGACGTCTACCCGAAGGTCCAGGAGTACGAACGGATGGTGGCCACGGCGCTCAACGCGTACACGGCGCCGGACGTCGCCGAATACGTCGACGAGATGGAACGGGAACTCGGGGAGATGGGGCTCGACACGTCGGTCATCTCGCTCATGCAGGCCGCCGGCGGGAGTACGACGCCGGCGGAGGCCAAGGAGACCCCGATCCAGCTCACGGACTCGGGCCCGGTCGGAGGAGTGATCGGATCGCGCGAACTCGGGCGGCAGTTGGACGTCGAGAACGTCATCGCAGCCGACATGGGCGGAACGAGCTTCGAGTGTTCGATCATCGAGGACGACGAGTTGCCGATCACCGAGCAGATGGAGGTCGTTCGCGAGATACAGACCGGGATAATGAAAGTCGACACCCACACCATCGGCGCCGGGGGCGGCTCTATCGCCTGGGTCGACGAGCGAGGCGCGCCGCAGATCGGTCCGATGAGCGTCGGCGCCGATCCCGGCCCGGCCTGCTACGGCCAGGGGGGAACGGACCCGACGCTGACCGATGCGGCGCTGGTGCTCGGGTTGATCCGCCCGAACGCGTTCCTCGGTGGCCGCCGCCAGCTGGACGTCGAGGCCGCCGAGAGCGCGCTCCGGGAGAACGTGGCCGAACCGCTCGGTCGGAGCGTCGAGGACGCCGCTGCCGCGATCTACAGTATAGCGATCAACTCCATGAGCAACGCCGTCCGGAGCGTCACCGTCCAGGAGGGCCGTGACCCGACCGGGTTCACGATGTTCTCCTACGGCGGTGCGCTGCCGATGTTCGCGGCGGACATCTGCTCGACGCTGGGGATCGACGAGATCGTCATCCCCAACACCGCGTCCATCTTTTCCGCCTACGGGCTCCTCCAGGCCGACGACATGCGTACCTACAGCGAGTCGCTGTTCTGGAACCCGGGCGAGCCGGTCGACCGGGTCAACGAGGCGCTCGAGGAAACCGAGACCCGGATCCGCGACCGGCTCACGGCGGCCGGGTTCGAGGAGGACGAGATAGAGATCGAACGGCAGGGACGGTTCAAGTTCAAGGGACAGCTGTTCGACTATCCGGTGACGCTCCCCGACGGCGACCTGACCGAGGCGGACATGGAGGACATCCAGTCGCGGTTCCCGGACCTCTACGAGGAGGAGTACGGCCCGGGAACGGCGTGGGTGGAGTCGCCGATAGTGTTGCGCGGGGTGCGGGTCACCGGCACCAGCACCGTCTCCAAGCGGTCGCTGAAAGAACAGGAACTGACCGGCGGAGAGAGCCCACCTCCCTCCCGTTCGCGCGAGGTGTACCTCCCCTTCGAGCGTGATCGGCGGGAGGTCGACGTGTACGATCCCGGTGCGGTCCCCCCTGGATCGTCGGTCGTCGGGCCCGCGATCATCGAGGAGGACACGACGACGGTGTTCGTGCCGGACGGGTTCGAGATGTCGGTGGACAGGTACTACAACTACGCGCTCTCGCGGACGGAGGCCGAGACGGACCGCCACGCGGTCACCCGTCTCGGGGAGGTATGA
- a CDS encoding hydantoinase B/oxoprolinase family protein, producing the protein MSKTPRSGTTRSTSHGGTAGESISIDEEYDPVLAEILRSRLYNIANEMGTVMIQTSGNPVITESMDFSTFVADADGEIIGYSGYLMEHAAPARLAVEYIIENQDDVQPGDQYICNDPFRTGVAHQPDTGIVKPIFHEDELVAWCWAESHLLDIGGVAPGGFAPQAEETYAEAIRWPGVKIVEDGEIREDIQRTITTNVRIPIRVFNDIRALIAANNRCEERLTDTIAEFGLETFEHYLDVNKRLSEQALRKRIEELPDGTYRNTEYVEHDGHENELYEVDATLTVDGDELTIDFSGSDEQAPGFINAGIGATTGTAFTPIANQLAPEVPVTEGMFEPFEIEAPEGTITNPVEPAPTSSGHMETGLAVLAAVHNLIARVMRQSDSEFVREHACAPFHETFPAAIYFGMNQFGEPDVFLDMHGGGAGGGATAVHDGQDSGGASSTQINAGIPNIETNEADHPVLYLWRRLNRNSSGPGEYRGGQGIEYAWLLHGSEQGKETVTSATTQVPTEGLMGGYPPGTTVFETVQGSNVRAALDRNELPDDLADLGGEHEQLPAKDVGIPIDADTVFANRLGGGSGLGDPLERDLDRVASDLRDGYVSEAQAENTYGVVVSDGRVDEEQSRERRRAMRDERTSWGADRTLADEPASVSARTEFHRYVDVVEDAYLQCSECEEVFAPYGGPDDEEWLAYTATNDSPIEERYEELSLFVQEREEEPDVRLREHACPGCGVMLQVDVVVE; encoded by the coding sequence ATGAGCAAGACACCACGATCCGGTACGACCCGGAGCACGAGTCACGGCGGCACCGCGGGCGAATCGATATCCATAGACGAGGAGTACGATCCGGTTCTCGCCGAGATCCTCCGCAGTCGGCTGTACAACATCGCCAACGAGATGGGGACCGTGATGATACAGACGTCGGGGAACCCGGTCATCACCGAGTCGATGGACTTCTCGACGTTCGTGGCCGACGCGGACGGCGAGATCATCGGCTACTCCGGGTACCTGATGGAGCACGCCGCTCCCGCACGGCTAGCGGTCGAGTACATCATAGAGAACCAGGACGACGTTCAGCCTGGCGATCAGTACATCTGCAACGACCCGTTCCGGACGGGTGTCGCCCACCAGCCGGACACCGGCATCGTCAAACCGATCTTCCACGAGGACGAACTCGTCGCCTGGTGCTGGGCCGAGTCACACCTCCTGGACATCGGCGGCGTCGCTCCGGGGGGTTTCGCTCCGCAGGCTGAAGAGACGTACGCCGAGGCCATCCGGTGGCCAGGCGTCAAGATCGTCGAGGACGGCGAGATTCGCGAGGACATCCAGCGGACGATTACGACCAACGTTCGAATCCCGATCCGGGTGTTCAACGACATCCGCGCGCTGATAGCGGCCAACAACCGGTGTGAGGAGCGACTGACGGACACCATCGCGGAGTTCGGGCTCGAGACGTTCGAACACTACCTGGATGTGAACAAGCGACTGAGCGAGCAGGCGCTGCGCAAGCGGATCGAGGAACTCCCCGACGGCACCTACCGCAACACCGAGTACGTCGAGCACGACGGTCACGAGAACGAACTGTACGAGGTCGATGCGACGTTGACCGTCGACGGCGACGAGCTGACGATCGACTTTTCGGGCTCGGACGAGCAGGCCCCCGGGTTCATCAACGCGGGGATCGGCGCCACCACGGGAACCGCGTTCACGCCCATCGCGAACCAGCTCGCCCCGGAGGTCCCCGTCACCGAGGGGATGTTCGAGCCGTTCGAGATCGAGGCCCCCGAGGGAACGATCACGAACCCGGTAGAGCCGGCGCCGACGTCGTCCGGGCACATGGAGACGGGGCTCGCCGTGCTCGCAGCGGTCCACAACCTGATCGCTCGCGTGATGCGGCAGTCGGACAGCGAGTTCGTCCGCGAGCACGCCTGCGCGCCGTTCCACGAGACGTTCCCCGCGGCGATTTATTTCGGGATGAACCAGTTCGGCGAACCGGATGTCTTCCTAGACATGCACGGGGGTGGTGCCGGTGGCGGTGCGACTGCGGTCCACGATGGACAGGACTCCGGCGGCGCATCGAGCACGCAGATCAACGCGGGCATCCCGAACATCGAGACGAACGAGGCCGACCATCCGGTTCTCTACCTGTGGCGGCGGCTCAACCGCAACTCGAGCGGTCCCGGCGAGTACCGGGGCGGCCAGGGCATCGAGTACGCGTGGCTGCTGCACGGGTCCGAACAGGGCAAAGAGACCGTCACGTCGGCGACTACACAGGTACCAACCGAGGGTCTCATGGGCGGCTATCCGCCGGGAACGACAGTCTTCGAAACCGTGCAGGGATCGAACGTGCGGGCGGCTCTCGACCGGAACGAACTCCCCGACGACCTCGCGGACCTCGGCGGCGAACACGAGCAGCTTCCCGCCAAGGACGTCGGTATCCCGATCGACGCCGACACGGTGTTCGCCAACCGGCTCGGCGGCGGCAGCGGGCTCGGTGATCCGCTCGAGCGGGACCTCGATCGGGTCGCCTCCGACCTCCGTGACGGGTACGTCTCCGAAGCGCAGGCCGAGAACACCTACGGGGTCGTCGTCTCGGACGGCCGGGTCGACGAGGAGCAGTCCCGCGAACGGCGCCGGGCGATGCGCGACGAACGAACCTCGTGGGGGGCCGACCGGACGCTGGCGGACGAACCCGCGTCGGTCTCCGCCCGGACAGAGTTCCACCGCTACGTGGACGTCGTCGAGGACGCGTACCTCCAGTGTTCGGAGTGCGAGGAGGTGTTCGCGCCCTACGGCGGGCCCGACGACGAGGAGTGGCTCGCGTACACTGCCACGAACGACTCGCCGATCGAGGAGCGGTACGAAGAGCTGTCGCTGTTCGTTCAGGAACGGGAGGAGGAACCGGACGTCCGGCTCCGGGAACACGCCTGTCCGGGGTGTGGCGTGATGCTTCAGGTCGACGTCGTCGTCGAGTAG
- a CDS encoding acyl-CoA dehydrogenase family protein, with the protein MQLSEEQERVRDAAETFTDETIVPRAEEIDREDRPPLGILDEMADLGYLGMLLPEEYGGSDMDFTSYALAVEEFARGLHAVASALNVHVISSYMLYQYGRDPLKERVLPSMAAGESLGAFGLTEPNAGSDNASMETTAEKRGDEYVLDGTKRLITNVDNADYLLTFGKTDPDGERYHDITAFFVETDSEGLEIGQKWETMGLNGLGSFDVHYDGLRVPEENVIGDVNEGFVQAMKALVVGRINVSARCVGIARAAYEAARDYARTREQFDRPIGEFQAIRHKLADMATKIEAARLLSRNLAARADRDDSTRQAAAMAKLYASEVCEEVCSEAVQIHGGVGYTKEYPVERYYRDAKLLTIGEGTSEIQRNVIADRILEQ; encoded by the coding sequence ATGCAACTGTCCGAAGAGCAAGAACGGGTCCGTGACGCCGCCGAGACGTTCACGGACGAAACCATCGTTCCGAGAGCCGAGGAGATAGACCGGGAGGACCGGCCCCCGCTGGGGATACTCGACGAGATGGCCGACCTCGGGTATCTCGGAATGCTCCTCCCGGAGGAGTACGGCGGCTCGGACATGGATTTCACGAGCTACGCGCTGGCGGTCGAGGAGTTCGCCCGCGGCCTTCACGCCGTCGCCAGCGCGCTGAACGTACACGTCATCTCCTCGTACATGTTGTACCAGTACGGCCGCGATCCGCTGAAAGAGCGGGTCCTCCCGTCGATGGCTGCCGGCGAATCGCTCGGGGCGTTCGGGTTGACGGAACCGAACGCCGGTAGCGACAACGCCTCGATGGAGACGACGGCCGAAAAGCGGGGCGACGAGTACGTCCTCGACGGCACGAAGCGGCTGATAACGAACGTCGACAACGCCGATTACCTCCTCACGTTCGGCAAGACCGACCCCGACGGCGAACGGTATCACGACATCACGGCGTTCTTCGTCGAGACGGACAGCGAGGGGCTCGAGATCGGCCAGAAGTGGGAGACGATGGGGCTGAACGGCCTCGGTTCCTTCGACGTCCACTACGACGGGCTACGCGTTCCCGAGGAGAACGTCATCGGTGACGTGAACGAGGGGTTCGTCCAGGCGATGAAGGCGCTCGTCGTCGGCCGGATAAACGTCAGCGCACGCTGCGTCGGGATCGCCAGGGCCGCCTACGAGGCCGCCCGCGACTACGCCCGAACGCGAGAGCAGTTCGATCGGCCGATCGGCGAGTTCCAGGCGATCCGGCACAAGCTCGCCGACATGGCGACGAAGATCGAGGCGGCCCGGCTGCTGTCGAGGAACCTGGCGGCACGAGCCGACCGCGACGACTCGACGAGACAGGCGGCAGCGATGGCGAAACTGTACGCCAGCGAGGTCTGCGAGGAGGTCTGTTCGGAGGCCGTACAGATCCACGGCGGCGTCGGATACACGAAGGAGTACCCGGTCGAGCGGTACTATCGGGACGCCAAACTCCTCACCATCGGCGAGGGAACCAGCGAGATACAGCGGAACGTCATCGCCGATCGGATACTCGAACAGTAG
- a CDS encoding thiolase C-terminal domain-containing protein encodes MTRDAYVVGAGMVDFGTRYGDSFDDLLEEAYLSLLDDVDKGVDPRADIDAIWYGSVDLAEEGHSGATVGHATGLFEKPATQVVNACATGSDSFRNATIAVEGGRADVALVIGGEKMTDDTGGLIELAAEERVWRGRGVTMPAFFGMRATRHMEEYGTTREQISEVSVKNHANGAKYPHAHYQFECSVDDVENSPTVSYPLNLYDCCPITDGASAVLVVSEDRVDEFTDDPVRVAATSLSTDSFQRAGDTALTHFPATRNASSGAYESAGISPEDVDVAEVHDCFSIAELITYEDLGFCKEGEGGQFAAEGKSRLDGEVAVNPSGGLLSKGHPIGATGVAQISEIYEQLRGEAGDIQVDDAEVGLQHNLGIGRNSTGSVSCVTVLERP; translated from the coding sequence ATGACACGGGACGCCTACGTGGTCGGGGCGGGCATGGTCGACTTCGGGACGCGCTACGGGGACTCCTTCGACGACCTCCTCGAGGAAGCGTACCTCTCGCTGCTGGACGACGTGGACAAGGGCGTCGATCCGAGAGCGGACATCGACGCGATCTGGTACGGGAGCGTCGACCTGGCCGAGGAGGGCCACTCCGGGGCCACCGTCGGGCACGCGACCGGACTGTTCGAGAAGCCCGCCACGCAGGTTGTCAACGCGTGTGCGACCGGAAGCGACTCGTTCCGGAACGCCACGATCGCGGTCGAGGGCGGCCGGGCGGACGTCGCGCTGGTGATCGGCGGCGAGAAGATGACGGACGACACGGGCGGCCTCATCGAACTCGCCGCGGAGGAGCGCGTCTGGCGCGGCCGCGGCGTGACGATGCCCGCCTTCTTCGGGATGCGAGCGACCCGGCACATGGAGGAGTACGGGACCACCCGCGAGCAGATCTCGGAGGTCAGCGTCAAGAACCACGCAAACGGGGCGAAGTACCCGCACGCCCACTACCAGTTCGAGTGCTCCGTCGACGACGTCGAGAACTCGCCGACCGTCAGCTACCCGCTGAACCTCTACGACTGCTGTCCGATAACCGACGGCGCCAGCGCCGTACTGGTCGTCAGCGAGGATCGGGTCGACGAGTTCACCGACGACCCCGTTCGCGTCGCCGCGACCAGCCTCTCGACCGACTCCTTCCAGCGGGCCGGGGACACGGCGCTGACGCACTTCCCCGCGACCCGGAACGCCTCCAGCGGCGCCTACGAGTCCGCGGGGATCAGCCCCGAGGACGTCGACGTCGCCGAGGTCCACGACTGCTTCTCGATCGCCGAGCTGATCACCTACGAGGACCTCGGGTTCTGCAAGGAAGGCGAGGGCGGCCAGTTCGCCGCCGAGGGCAAGAGCCGCCTCGACGGCGAGGTGGCGGTCAATCCCAGCGGCGGCCTGCTGTCGAAGGGCCACCCCATCGGGGCCACGGGCGTCGCACAGATCTCCGAGATCTACGAACAGCTCCGCGGGGAGGCCGGCGACATCCAGGTGGATGACGCGGAGGTCGGCCTCCAGCACAACCTCGGGATCGGGCGCAACTCGACCGGCTCGGTCAGCTGTGTGACGGTCCTCGAGCGGCCCTGA
- a CDS encoding CaiB/BaiF CoA transferase family protein — protein sequence MRLDNVRVLDLSRLLPGPYATHLLAEAGADVIKIEDTEMGDYARHTPPTTDEGFGLIYDAINRGKRSVSLDLSSEDGREVFFELVEDADVVFEQFRPGVVERLGVDYEAVQEYNDEIVYCSLSGYGQNGPYRDRVGHDLNYAATAGLLDMTRRDRDEKPRIPGIPVGDMSGGLFAAFSMISGVVSRELGGTGGEYIDVSMTDAVVSFSQALAPEVLAGRDVAPGETRLTGKYPCYGVYETADGRYVTLAALEPKFWKEFCERVGREDLLDKHMSESADERAAVREAIEEVFAAKTRDEWEAEIGGEETMFAAVNTVSEALEHPQIDARDMVVEDGAPRVGSPVRGSEGVPGAEGPAPEHGEHTDDVLREAGYTDDELARLREDGVVR from the coding sequence ATGCGCCTGGACAACGTCCGCGTACTCGACCTCAGCCGACTGCTCCCGGGACCGTACGCCACGCACCTGCTGGCCGAGGCCGGGGCCGACGTCATAAAGATCGAGGACACCGAGATGGGTGATTACGCCCGTCACACCCCGCCGACGACCGACGAGGGGTTCGGCCTCATTTACGACGCGATCAACCGTGGCAAACGAAGCGTCAGCCTGGATCTGAGTTCGGAGGACGGACGGGAGGTGTTCTTCGAACTGGTCGAGGACGCGGACGTGGTCTTCGAACAGTTCCGACCCGGCGTCGTCGAACGGCTGGGCGTCGACTACGAGGCGGTCCAAGAGTACAACGACGAGATCGTCTACTGTTCGCTGTCGGGGTACGGACAGAACGGGCCGTACCGCGACCGGGTCGGCCACGACCTGAACTACGCGGCGACGGCCGGGCTGTTGGATATGACGCGCCGCGACCGCGACGAAAAGCCCCGGATCCCGGGAATCCCCGTCGGCGACATGAGCGGCGGGCTGTTCGCCGCGTTCTCGATGATCAGCGGCGTCGTGTCCCGAGAACTGGGCGGTACCGGCGGCGAGTACATCGACGTCTCGATGACCGACGCCGTGGTCTCGTTCTCGCAGGCGCTGGCGCCGGAGGTACTGGCTGGTCGGGACGTGGCGCCGGGCGAGACGCGACTGACGGGGAAGTATCCCTGTTACGGCGTCTACGAGACGGCGGACGGACGGTACGTGACGCTGGCGGCGCTGGAGCCGAAGTTCTGGAAGGAGTTCTGCGAGCGCGTCGGCCGCGAGGACCTCCTCGACAAGCACATGTCCGAGTCGGCCGACGAGCGTGCGGCCGTCCGCGAGGCGATCGAGGAGGTGTTCGCCGCGAAGACCCGCGACGAGTGGGAAGCCGAGATCGGCGGCGAGGAGACCATGTTCGCGGCCGTCAACACCGTCTCGGAGGCCCTCGAGCACCCCCAGATCGACGCGAGGGACATGGTCGTTGAGGACGGAGCCCCACGGGTCGGATCGCCGGTACGGGGATCCGAGGGTGTCCCGGGTGCCGAGGGGCCGGCACCTGAACACGGCGAACACACGGACGACGTGCTCCGGGAGGCCGGCTACACCGACGACGAACTCGCACGTCTCCGTGAGGACGGCGTCGTCCGGTAG
- the surE gene encoding 5'/3'-nucleotidase SurE — MTNEGLQIVLTNDDGIESPGLVALYEALSSLGDVTVVAPATGQSGIGRAVSVGRGRGHQERGENGVDVTTGRFSCTVPHREHDLGYAVDGTPCDCVMLGIHALDEPPDVVVAGCNPGPNVGHDTLSRSGTTSAAMEAAYAGVPAVATSVNTINYDRTITEETFERAARVVADLVERTLDAGAFEEIDYLNVNSPRPDRPIKSIEMTRPTPKYGMDAEVTDGEFRLRFDSLERFGYGDQVDPPGSDLRAVAEGRISISPLDLPAEYQRSDRLGAVVDELV; from the coding sequence ATGACCAACGAAGGCCTGCAGATCGTGCTGACGAACGACGACGGAATCGAGAGTCCGGGACTCGTTGCGCTCTACGAGGCGCTCTCGTCGCTCGGGGACGTCACCGTCGTCGCACCCGCGACCGGGCAAAGCGGGATCGGCCGGGCGGTCTCGGTCGGCCGGGGGAGGGGACACCAGGAACGAGGCGAAAACGGCGTGGACGTCACCACAGGCCGGTTTTCGTGTACGGTCCCGCACCGAGAACACGACCTCGGGTACGCCGTCGACGGGACGCCCTGTGACTGTGTAATGCTCGGCATCCACGCGCTCGACGAACCGCCGGACGTCGTCGTCGCGGGCTGTAATCCGGGCCCGAACGTCGGCCACGACACCCTCTCGCGGTCGGGAACGACGAGTGCCGCCATGGAGGCCGCCTACGCGGGCGTTCCGGCCGTGGCCACGTCGGTCAACACCATCAACTACGATCGAACGATCACCGAAGAGACCTTCGAGCGGGCCGCCCGGGTCGTGGCCGACCTCGTGGAACGGACGCTGGATGCGGGCGCCTTCGAGGAGATCGACTACCTGAACGTGAACAGTCCACGACCGGATCGGCCGATTAAGTCCATTGAGATGACCCGACCGACGCCGAAGTACGGCATGGACGCGGAGGTGACCGACGGCGAGTTCCGGCTCCGGTTCGATAGCCTCGAACGGTTCGGATACGGCGACCAGGTCGACCCGCCGGGGTCGGACCTCCGGGCGGTCGCCGAAGGCCGGATCAGCATCTCGCCGCTGGACCTCCCGGCCGAATACCAACGGAGCGACCGACTGGGGGCCGTCGTCGACGAACTCGTCTGA
- a CDS encoding hydantoinase B/oxoprolinase family protein, protein MNDRPTDDRPGVSSLEKEIIGTRLQTAAEEIWDATTRLAFSIAMRDMKDASTSVMTPDGTAIGWSQRNVPALSGNVSRTTRIILEEHIPPEDIDPGDVIVTNDPWIGSGHLPDMSVITPIFHDGELAGFAGTTGHLQDIGGSPGGWSTDSTQFYSEGVLVPPTKLYERGERNDAVETMIRGNVRIPDTVMGDIEAMRSGNAVGAERIRETVEEASVDAFVEVTEEHLQRSEERLRNRIRELDDGTESGEISFSLAGHDLIFEVDLTVDGSDIVVDTTGSSEQVEAGINIPFTNTRSVTEYVVTSMLIGSDVAKTEGVFEPIEIVAPEGSILNCERPFPTLSRHVTFGRYEALLMKLLGRFVPDQAISEFGGVHVNTFTGVDENGQEFVSLFPLASDIPPSKGKDGEPGVFFPYGGRWVPIEVFEQYCPVRVERNTFAPDTEGAGEYRSAPAVEFSVHNPSDVTVVIVSVAENADHNPAGFEGGLEGKTDTVSSSVEGRDVPVDGRIELEPGETLTFSPASSGGYGDPENRDEDLIERDVRYGYITEERAREVYGHETDE, encoded by the coding sequence ATGAACGACCGACCGACCGACGATCGACCCGGCGTGAGCAGCCTCGAGAAGGAAATAATCGGAACGCGTCTGCAGACGGCCGCCGAGGAGATATGGGACGCGACCACGCGACTCGCCTTCTCGATAGCGATGCGGGACATGAAGGACGCCTCGACGAGCGTGATGACGCCGGACGGGACGGCCATCGGCTGGTCACAGCGGAACGTGCCCGCGCTCTCGGGGAACGTCTCGCGGACGACGCGGATCATCCTCGAAGAGCACATCCCGCCCGAGGACATCGACCCCGGCGACGTGATCGTCACCAACGATCCGTGGATCGGGAGCGGGCACCTGCCGGACATGAGCGTGATCACGCCCATCTTCCACGACGGCGAACTCGCCGGCTTCGCGGGGACGACCGGACACCTCCAGGACATCGGCGGGAGCCCCGGCGGCTGGTCGACCGATTCGACGCAGTTCTACTCCGAGGGCGTGCTGGTCCCGCCGACCAAGCTCTACGAGCGCGGCGAGCGCAACGACGCGGTCGAGACCATGATTCGCGGGAACGTTCGGATTCCGGACACGGTCATGGGGGACATCGAGGCGATGCGCTCGGGCAACGCCGTCGGTGCCGAGCGGATCCGCGAGACCGTCGAGGAGGCCAGCGTCGACGCCTTCGTCGAGGTGACCGAAGAACACCTCCAGCGATCCGAGGAACGCCTGCGGAACAGGATCCGCGAACTCGACGACGGGACGGAATCCGGCGAGATATCGTTCTCACTTGCGGGACACGACCTGATCTTCGAGGTCGACCTCACGGTCGACGGGAGCGATATCGTCGTCGATACGACCGGCTCCTCCGAGCAGGTCGAAGCCGGCATCAACATCCCCTTCACGAACACGCGGTCCGTCACCGAGTACGTCGTCACCAGCATGCTGATCGGCTCCGACGTGGCCAAGACAGAGGGCGTGTTCGAACCGATCGAGATCGTCGCCCCCGAGGGATCGATCCTCAACTGCGAACGCCCGTTCCCGACGCTGTCCCGACACGTCACGTTCGGGCGCTACGAGGCGTTGCTGATGAAGTTGCTGGGACGGTTCGTCCCGGACCAGGCCATCAGCGAGTTCGGCGGCGTCCACGTCAACACGTTCACGGGCGTCGACGAGAACGGACAGGAGTTCGTCTCGCTGTTCCCGCTTGCGTCCGACATCCCGCCGAGCAAGGGGAAGGACGGTGAACCGGGCGTCTTCTTCCCGTACGGCGGCCGGTGGGTCCCGATCGAGGTCTTCGAGCAGTACTGCCCGGTGCGGGTCGAACGGAACACGTTCGCGCCGGACACGGAGGGTGCCGGCGAGTACCGCTCGGCCCCTGCGGTGGAGTTTTCGGTCCACAACCCCTCCGACGTGACGGTCGTCATCGTCTCCGTCGCCGAGAACGCCGATCACAACCCGGCCGGGTTCGAGGGTGGCCTCGAGGGGAAAACCGACACCGTGTCCTCCTCCGTCGAGGGGAGAGACGTCCCAGTCGACGGTCGGATCGAACTCGAGCCCGGCGAGACGCTCACGTTCAGCCCCGCCTCCTCGGGGGGATACGGGGACCCCGAGAACCGCGACGAGGACCTGATCGAGCGGGACGTTCGCTACGGCTACATCACCGAAGAGCGGGCCCGGGAGGTGTACGGACACGAAACCGACGAGTAG